CGGGATAGGTAGAGAAATAAGCTTCAATAAAACGCTCCGGGTCTCCCCAAATGGTACGCATCTGACCCGGCCAGGAATCCTTAATCACCAGATTTCCCTCAGCTTCACCCTCCAGTTCCTTGCCATCGGCATCGACAATAGCCGGTTGTACCCCGAAGAAAGGCCGTGTCGCAGAACCTGGTTTTAAATCAGTCGCACCCGGCAATGGCGTAATCATAAAACCGCCAGTTTCGGTTTGCCACCAGGTATCAATCACTGGACAGCGGCTTTCACCAACCACGGTGTAATACCAGTTCCAGGCTTCTGGATTAATCGGCTCACCGACCGAACCCAGAATTCTCAGACTACTGCGGTCACTTTCCCGTACAAAGGCATCGCCCTCACGCATCATGGCGCGGATCGCCGTCGGTGCTGTGTAGAGAATGGTGATGTTATGCTTATCGACAATATGTCCAGTACGCGCCCAGCTTGGATATTGCGGCACACCTTCAAACATCACGGTGGTGGTACCATTCGAAAGTGGCCCATACAGTACATAGGAATGCCCGGTGATCCAGCCCACATCTGCGGTACACCAGAATACATCATCCTGCTTGATATCAAATGCTTCACGGAAGGTGCAATTCACATAGGTCAGATAACCGCCAGTGGTATGCATCACGCCCTTGGGCTTGCCGGTGGAACCTGAGGTATACAGGATAAACAGCGGATCTTCGGCATTCATCGGTTCGGGTGGACAGATGTCATTCACTGACATAATTTCCGTGTGATACCACAGATCACGCCCGTCCTGCATTTCGATCGGGTTACCGGTGCGGTGCACCACCATTACATTTTGAATCGAGTCTGTACCCGCCAGTTTTAGTGCCTCATCGACATTGGCTTTCAATGGAATGGACTTACCACCACGCATGCCGGAATCGGCAGTAATCACCATTTTCGCCTGACAGTCTTCAATCCGGCTGGCCAAAGAATCTGGCGAGAAACCACCAAATACCACGCAATGCACCGCCCCGATCCGGGCACAGGCCAACATAGCAATCGCAGCTTCAGAAACCATCGGCATATACAGCATGACCCGGTCGCCTTTCTGGATGCCATTTTTCTTCAGCACATTGGCAAAACGGCAGGTTTCATCATGCAGCTCGGCAAAGGAAATAATCTTGTGCCGCGAAGGATGATCCCCTTCCCAGATGATGGCCGGTTTATAAGGATGTTCTTTCAGGTGCCGATCCAGACAGTTGGCACTGACATTGAGCTGACCATCGGCAAACCATTCGATTTTAAAATCGTCTTTGTTAAAGCTGGTATTTTTGACTTGGGTAAAGGGCTTGATCCAGTCCAGACGTTGCGCCTGTTCTGCCCAAAATTTATCTGGCTGTTCTATAGAATATTGATAACGTTCAAAGTACTGGTCTTCGAGCGTACGTGCTGTTTTTTTAAATTCTTCGGGTACTGGATAGATCTCTTGCATAGGTCACTTCCTTGATTTTGTTCTATCTCATCACGAGAGGTTAATGCTGCGTTGTTGATTGTTTTTTATGCATAATGGCAGTATGGCCTGCTTATTTCAAATCCGGCAATCATGCTTTCGTCGTAGATTATTTATACAAATTCAATCAAAATAAACCACAACTTACAGTACAGAATCTTCTGCGCAACTGTGTATGATCTGTAGCACAGCCCTTTAAAAATAAAATTGATCGCTTGTAGTTATTTCATCTGATTTAGCAGGATACACTTTATGAAATCGCCTGAATCTCCCTACTTTAACCCGCCTGCGCTGCCTGCAACCGATCATCCCCTGTCGATGAAAGGTCGCTTCGGGCGCTTGAGCTTTATTGCCTGGTCGGCATTTCTGTATTTCATTTTTTTATTTGGCAGTATCGCACTGGGTCTCAGCATTGATATTGTGAATATTTCTACCCACTCCATGGATCCCAACTGGCTGATTTCACTGCAAGGTTTGGCCAGTATTGTTGTACTGGCCATGGTTCTGGTCTATGTGTATTTCGCTTTAGTGGTGACCGTTCGCCGTTTGCATGATATGAACCGCAGTGGCTGGTGGGCGCTATTATTTTTGCTGCCGCTAGTAAACATTTTTGTATGGCTTTATATCGTTTTTGGTTCGGGCGATCGAGGCACTAATCAGTATGGCCCGGCACGGATGACCTTGCTCTGGGAAAAAATTCTGGCCTGGCTGATGATTATCCTGACCCTGCTTAGCTTGTTGGGATCTATCGCTTTATTCAGTTATATGAGCGGTGAAGAACAAACCCCTACCCCCACGGAAATGATGCAAAAAACCACCAAATACTTTTAACAACAGCGCCGTTATTTTTAAAATTATCCAATGGTGACTTCGAGCCCTTATTAATTTTTTGCTGAACATCAGGCAAAATAGGCAAAATTTGAATTGTGGAATTTTTGTGGCAGAGCAAAACAATACCTTAAGCCAGGTAACTGAGGGCACCACGGAGTTGTTACATCAGGCAACTGAAAAAACGACCAAGACCGTGATTGAACATACCGCCAAGTATAATGATGCCTACAGCACCATTGACAAAATCATGGAGGGCTTCTGGGAGCGTGTGCCTTATTTCTGTATCGCACTGATCGTGATTACGATTTTCTGGTTACTCTCCAAAGTCTTCAAGTTTTTCGTACGTAAAACTTTGGAAAACCGCTCTTATACCCGTCAGAATCTGGTGTTGGTACTCAACCGTGTCGGCAGTACCTTTATTATTTTCTTTGGTATTCTGATTGGACTGGTGATTGCTGTTCCTGGCTTTACCCCAGGTCAGCTGATGAGTGCCCTCGGGATTGGTTCGGTCGCGATCGGTTTTGCCTTCAAGGATATTTTCCAGAACCTGCTCTCTGGCGTGTTGATTCTGCTCAGTGAACCGTTCAAGCTTGGCGATGACATTATCGTGAATGGCATGGAAGGTACGGTTGAAGATATCCAGATTCGTGCAACCTTTTTACGCTCACCGGATGGCCGCCGTATCGTCATTCCAAACGCGACCGTCTACACCAGTGCGGTTACGGTGAATACCGCCTATACCCGT
The nucleotide sequence above comes from Acinetobacter lwoffii. Encoded proteins:
- a CDS encoding DUF805 domain-containing protein, with amino-acid sequence MKSPESPYFNPPALPATDHPLSMKGRFGRLSFIAWSAFLYFIFLFGSIALGLSIDIVNISTHSMDPNWLISLQGLASIVVLAMVLVYVYFALVVTVRRLHDMNRSGWWALLFLLPLVNIFVWLYIVFGSGDRGTNQYGPARMTLLWEKILAWLMIILTLLSLLGSIALFSYMSGEEQTPTPTEMMQKTTKYF
- a CDS encoding mechanosensitive ion channel family protein, translating into MAEQNNTLSQVTEGTTELLHQATEKTTKTVIEHTAKYNDAYSTIDKIMEGFWERVPYFCIALIVITIFWLLSKVFKFFVRKTLENRSYTRQNLVLVLNRVGSTFIIFFGILIGLVIAVPGFTPGQLMSALGIGSVAIGFAFKDIFQNLLSGVLILLSEPFKLGDDIIVNGMEGTVEDIQIRATFLRSPDGRRIVIPNATVYTSAVTVNTAYTRRRCEFVVGIGYEDDIQKAKDLITAILDKDPTILSQPGFSVNVTALADFSITLKAFWWVDTTETGTGTSISAVQERVIQAFAEHNISIPYPVQEVKVYRGEGNEEASARAKQST
- the acs gene encoding acetate--CoA ligase, producing MQEIYPVPEEFKKTARTLEDQYFERYQYSIEQPDKFWAEQAQRLDWIKPFTQVKNTSFNKDDFKIEWFADGQLNVSANCLDRHLKEHPYKPAIIWEGDHPSRHKIISFAELHDETCRFANVLKKNGIQKGDRVMLYMPMVSEAAIAMLACARIGAVHCVVFGGFSPDSLASRIEDCQAKMVITADSGMRGGKSIPLKANVDEALKLAGTDSIQNVMVVHRTGNPIEMQDGRDLWYHTEIMSVNDICPPEPMNAEDPLFILYTSGSTGKPKGVMHTTGGYLTYVNCTFREAFDIKQDDVFWCTADVGWITGHSYVLYGPLSNGTTTVMFEGVPQYPSWARTGHIVDKHNITILYTAPTAIRAMMREGDAFVRESDRSSLRILGSVGEPINPEAWNWYYTVVGESRCPVIDTWWQTETGGFMITPLPGATDLKPGSATRPFFGVQPAIVDADGKELEGEAEGNLVIKDSWPGQMRTIWGDPERFIEAYFSTYPGTYFTGDGARRDKDGYYWITGRVDDVLNVSGHRLGTAEIESALVAHESVAEAAVVGMPHDIKGQGICAFVTLQADVASSDQLRGELVSWVRKILGPVATPDALHWAPALPKTRSGKIMRRILRKIAADELDSLGDTSTLAEPQVVDHLIAEVQRNKV